A section of the Saccopteryx leptura isolate mSacLep1 chromosome 6, mSacLep1_pri_phased_curated, whole genome shotgun sequence genome encodes:
- the CLEC14A gene encoding LOW QUALITY PROTEIN: C-type lectin domain family 14 member A (The sequence of the model RefSeq protein was modified relative to this genomic sequence to represent the inferred CDS: inserted 1 base in 1 codon): MRPALALCLLWQAFWPGPGRGEHPTADRASCSAPGACYSLHHATINRLAAEEACALRGGALSTVRGGAELHAVLAVLRAGPRPGGGSKDLLFWVALERGRSHCTLENEPLRGFSWLSPDVGGSENETLQWVHEPKRSCTVRSCAGLQATGGVEPAGWKEMRCHVRADGYLCKYQFKGLCPAPRPGAASNLSYHAPFQLHSAALDFSPPGTKVSALCPGQRSVTATCIVDEVGSRWGGIRSGAVLCPCPGRYLRAGKCTELSNCLDDMEGFVCECAAGFVLGKDGGSCVTNGGGQPDPGGTLVSTRYPPTAASPVLRRTWSPRVHEKPEEITHVPGQGSSGTYIPEIPGWRAQSTMPTLQISPQANSKASITSSGSMIPKSNSISSSDTKLESQVLDSSSTIVFILVSIAVVVLVILTMTVLGLFKLCFHKNPSSRPRKGPLAPVGVESDADEATALRSDSAHCTDNGVKXCSLRDRAGGTSLTGSSFGSRDS, from the exons ATGAGGCCGGCGCTCGCCCTGTGCCTCCTCTGGCAGGCGTTCTGGCCCGGGCCGGGACGCGGCGAGCACCCCACCGCCGACCGCGCGAGCTGTTCGGCCCCAGGCGCCTGCTACAGCCTGCACCACGCGACCATCAATCGGCTGGCGGCCGAGGAGGCCTGCGCCCTGCGCGGCGGGGCGCTCAGCACCGTGCGCGGGGGCGCCGAGCTCCACGCAGTGCTCGCTGTCCTGCGGGCCGGCCCGAGGCCCGGCGGAGGCTCCAAAGACCTTCTGTTCTGGGTGGCGCTGGAGCGCGGGCGATCCCACTGCACCCTGGAGAACGAGCCGTTGCGGGGCTTCTCCTGGTTGTCCCCCGACGTTGGCGGGTCGGAAAACGAAACGCTGCAGTGGGTGCACGAGCCCAAACGCTCCTGCACTGTGCGGAGTTGCGCGGGACTCCAGGCCACCGGGGGAGTCGAGCCCGCAGGCTGGAAGGAGATGCGCTGCCACGTGCGCGCCGACGGCTACCTGTGCAAGTACCAGTTTAAGGGCTTGTGCCCTGCGCCGCGCCCGGGGGCCGCCTCTAACTTGAGTTACCACGCGCCTTTCCAACTGCACAGCGCGGCGCTGGACTTCAGTCCCCCTGGGACCAAGGTGAGTGCGCTGTGCCCCGGACAGCGATCCGTCACAGCCACCTGCATCGTGGACGAGGTCGGCTCTCGCTGGGGCGGGATACGTTCTGGGGCCGTGCTCTGTCCTTGCCCAGGGAGGTATCTCCGTGCAGGCAAATGCACGGAGCTCTCTAATTGCCTAGACGACATGGAAGGCTTTGTCTGCGAGTGTGCTGCAGGATTCGTGCTGGGGAAAGACGGAGGCTCTTGTGTAACCAATGGTGGAGGACAGCCGGACCCTGGGGGAACCTTGGTGTCCACCAGGTATCCTCCCACTGCAGCCAGCCCGGTGCTGAGGAGAACGTGGTCACCGAGGGTCCATGAGAAACCAGAAGAGATAACCCATGTCCCTGGACAAGGCAGTTCAGGAACATATATTCCCGAGATTCCTGGGTGGAGGGCACAGAGCACTATGCCTACCCTTCAAATATCCCCTCAAGCTAACTCAAAGGCCTCCATCACTTCGTCAGGAAGCATGATTCCCAAGTCTAATTCCATATCTTCTTCTGATACAAAGTTAGAGTCCCAGGTTTTGGACTCCTCCTCCACCATCGTCTTCATACTTGTGAGCATAGCAGTAGTAGTATTGGTGATCTTGACCATGACAGTGCTGGGGCTTTTCAAACTCTGCTTTCACAAAAACCCTTCCTCCAGACCACGAAAGGGGCCTTTGGCTCCTGTTGGTGTGGAAAGTGATGCTGATGAGGCCACTGCTCTGCGCTCCGATTCTGCCCATTGCACAGACAATGGGGTAA GTTGCAGTCTGCGGGACAGAGCAGGGGGCACCTCACTGACTGGGTCCTCTTTTGGCTCCAGAGACTCATAA